The window GAAACAGAAATAGCCGTCGCACGACCTTGAGGCTCTCGACAGGTTGAATGTTCGTTATTGGATATTCGTTTTTCATTCGACGTTGGATGTTCGATGTTCGACGTTCATCTTTCAAAACAATTCCGTACGGCATAAATGCAACCTGTGAACGGTTACCGTCTTTCAAGCCTCCTGAGATGGTCGTCAAGCGGCTGCGGGCTGACGGTTCTATGTGAGATATGGACATTCACCCATTCCTGCAAAGATTTTCGCAAGCCTTTCTGGACGCCATTTTCCCGCCTAAATGTCTTATTTGCGGCGCTTTTGATGGATTGTTGCCTGATCACAAGGTTTCTTTCGATTCCCCGGCTCATGTTACTGCCTCGTACTTTTGTGAAGCCTGCAGAAAAGACCTTATTCCTATTGCTTCGCCTTTTTGCTCAAAGTGCGGCCTCCCCTTTATTTCACGGGAAGGAGAAGATCACACCTGTTCCGAATGCCTTGTGGAAGAAAAGTACTTCAGGAGGGCAAGGGCTTTCGGGGTCTATGACGGGAGCCTTATGCAGGCCATTCATCGATTCAAGTACGCAAAAAGGGCTTCCTTTTCCCGGCCTTTGAGCGCCCTTGTCAGGGAGGCCTTCTTTCGATTTTGGGATGTGAACTCCATAGACCTCATTGTTTCCGTGCCCTTGCACATGAAGCGTCTGCGAGAAAGGGGATTTAATCAATCCTTTCTTTTGGTCAGGAGATGGGCAAAGCAGGAAGGATTGCCCTTTGACGGCCTAACGTTGTCGCGCAGCCGGTGGACAGAGCCTCAGACTGCGTTAAGCCGCAAGGAGCGCCAGAAAAACATCAAGGGCGCTTTTGCTGTCAAAGATCCAGAAAAAATAGTCGGGCAGAAGATTCTCCTAGTGGACGACGTATACACAACAGGATCTACGGTCAACGAGTGTGCGCGGGTCTTGATGGAAGCCGGTGCGGAGTTTGTGGATGTCTTGACCCTGGCACGGGCTGTGTGAGCACGCTATGCTGTTTTCTGAACAAAGCCCGTGAATTCATAACGTCTTGGCAGGCTGCAAAACCTATGGTAT is drawn from Deltaproteobacteria bacterium and contains these coding sequences:
- a CDS encoding ComF family protein, which gives rise to MDIHPFLQRFSQAFLDAIFPPKCLICGAFDGLLPDHKVSFDSPAHVTASYFCEACRKDLIPIASPFCSKCGLPFISREGEDHTCSECLVEEKYFRRARAFGVYDGSLMQAIHRFKYAKRASFSRPLSALVREAFFRFWDVNSIDLIVSVPLHMKRLRERGFNQSFLLVRRWAKQEGLPFDGLTLSRSRWTEPQTALSRKERQKNIKGAFAVKDPEKIVGQKILLVDDVYTTGSTVNECARVLMEAGAEFVDVLTLARAV